One stretch of Diorhabda carinulata isolate Delta chromosome 5, icDioCari1.1, whole genome shotgun sequence DNA includes these proteins:
- the LOC130894043 gene encoding uncharacterized protein LOC130894043 yields MSTNNSSVNKLENFSQFLWTSSILHGEYLHRRETEWSPLILIPLIATVVLVITILLLMIFRQNPTLVISTVAGCLIFITVYLIMVAMNSSRQYLY; encoded by the exons ATGTCCACGAACAATTCATCGgttaataaattagaaaattttagtCAGTTCTTATGGACAAGTTCAATTTTACATGGAGAATATTTACACA gGAGGGAAACAGAATGGAGTCCACTCATATTAATACCACTTATTGCTACTGTCGTACTGGTTATCACAATTCTTCTTCTAATGATCTTCAGACAAAATCCAACTCTAGTGATAAGCACTGTAGCTGGTTGTTTGATTTTCATAACTGTGTACTTGATAATGGTAGCTATGAATTCCAGTAGgcaatatttgtattaa